Proteins from a genomic interval of Oceanispirochaeta crateris:
- the ftsY gene encoding signal recognition particle-docking protein FtsY translates to MFWKKKKKDNEETPKSNLGRLISDLFSKTDNLESFYNELEEMLISGDMGGTVAIEIVDELRERVKKGNIKEKENILIELRSIIAGSLKTAEFLPEHDTLNLFLVLGVNGVGKTTTIAKLSQYYKKNGFQKILFSAGDTFRAAAIDQLKIQGERTGNRVVAQAHGSDPGAVIYDSISSAKSHGEELILADTAGRMHNKANLVKELQKIDKIVNSNMAGGQYRKVLILDATTGQNGLQQAEAFNDAVHVDGVILTKYDATARGGLIVAISRKLNIPIAFVGHGEGLDDLSVFDPESYLNDLLALK, encoded by the coding sequence ATGTTCTGGAAAAAAAAGAAAAAAGATAATGAAGAAACTCCCAAATCCAATCTAGGTCGTCTCATCTCAGATCTATTTAGTAAAACTGATAATCTGGAGAGTTTTTACAATGAACTGGAAGAGATGCTGATCAGTGGTGATATGGGTGGTACTGTAGCCATCGAGATAGTAGATGAACTTCGTGAGCGCGTTAAGAAAGGCAACATCAAGGAAAAAGAAAATATTCTCATTGAACTTAGATCGATTATTGCGGGTAGTCTCAAAACGGCAGAATTTTTGCCCGAACATGACACACTGAATCTATTCTTGGTTTTAGGAGTGAATGGGGTTGGTAAAACAACAACCATAGCCAAACTGTCCCAGTATTACAAGAAAAATGGTTTTCAAAAGATACTTTTTAGTGCTGGAGACACCTTTAGAGCCGCAGCCATAGATCAGTTGAAAATTCAGGGGGAAAGAACAGGAAACAGAGTCGTAGCTCAAGCTCATGGATCCGATCCCGGCGCTGTCATCTATGACAGTATTTCTTCTGCCAAGAGTCACGGTGAAGAATTGATTCTAGCCGATACGGCGGGAAGAATGCATAATAAAGCAAACCTTGTTAAAGAATTGCAGAAAATAGACAAAATTGTTAATTCTAATATGGCAGGCGGTCAATATAGAAAGGTATTAATACTGGATGCAACAACAGGTCAGAACGGTCTCCAACAGGCTGAGGCATTCAATGATGCGGTCCATGTGGATGGTGTAATTCTTACAAAATACGATGCCACTGCCAGAGGTGGTTTGATCGTTGCCATAAGTAGGAAATTAAACATACCGATAGCTTTTGTTGGGCACGGAGAAGGGCTGGACGATCTTTCTGTATTTGATCCTGAATCCTATTTGAATGATTTATTGGCATTGAAATGA
- the prfB gene encoding peptide chain release factor 2 (programmed frameshift) encodes MLSDISAKLKSLDGEILQTWRRLDTVELKNQALELEKESGDPEFWNDRDNAEKKLAQLKRLKNKFEPWETLIQDLEDLKALYELANEEEDESFEPEILDQLKHIEESYSRMNSLELLSEETDALSAFITIHSGAGGTEACDWTSMLYRMYSRWIERKEYKITVMDTVEAEGGIKSISFQVEGDYAYGYLKGEGGIHRLVRISPFDSNARRHTSFASVYVSPVIDDTIVVDIKPDDIRVDTYRASGAGGQHINKTSSAVRMTHLETGIVVQCQTQRSQLKNRDTAMKMLKSRLFEYYKQKQDEEQSQNAAEKKDIGWGSQIRSYVFHPYTMVKDLRTRHETGNIQNVMDGDIDPFIDAYLKYLWSGNQIE; translated from the exons ATGCTTAGCGATATCTCAGCAAAACTCAAATCCCTTGATGGGGAAATATTACAAACCTGGAGGCGACTT GACACAGTCGAACTGAAAAACCAGGCTCTAGAACTTGAAAAAGAATCGGGTGACCCAGAATTCTGGAACGATAGAGATAATGCCGAAAAAAAACTGGCCCAACTGAAAAGGCTTAAAAATAAATTTGAACCATGGGAAACACTGATACAGGATCTGGAGGATTTAAAAGCCCTTTATGAACTGGCTAATGAAGAAGAGGATGAATCTTTCGAACCCGAAATCCTTGATCAGTTAAAACACATTGAAGAATCATACAGCCGCATGAACTCTCTGGAACTTCTCAGCGAAGAAACAGATGCCCTTTCGGCTTTTATTACAATACACTCGGGAGCGGGCGGAACAGAAGCCTGTGATTGGACCAGTATGCTTTACAGAATGTACAGCCGCTGGATTGAGAGGAAAGAGTATAAGATAACTGTCATGGATACTGTGGAAGCCGAAGGGGGCATCAAGTCCATTTCTTTTCAGGTAGAGGGTGATTATGCCTATGGATACCTCAAAGGAGAAGGCGGTATACATCGCCTGGTTAGAATCTCACCCTTTGATTCCAATGCAAGAAGACATACCTCTTTTGCATCGGTCTATGTTTCTCCTGTGATCGACGATACCATTGTTGTAGATATAAAACCCGATGATATCAGGGTGGATACCTATAGAGCATCAGGAGCTGGTGGACAGCATATTAACAAGACAAGCAGTGCTGTGCGTATGACTCACCTTGAAACAGGGATAGTCGTTCAATGTCAAACACAGCGTAGCCAGTTAAAAAACCGTGACACGGCCATGAAAATGCTGAAGTCCAGATTATTCGAGTATTACAAACAGAAACAGGACGAAGAGCAATCTCAAAATGCTGCCGAAAAGAAAGATATCGGTTGGGGTTCACAGATCCGCTCCTATGTTTTTCACCCTTATACAATGGTGAAAGACCTGAGAACCCGACATGAAACAGGGAATATTCAAAATGTAATGGATGGGGATATCGATCCATTTATAGATGCATATCTTAAATATTTGTGGTCAGGGAATCAGATCGAATGA
- a CDS encoding PEGA domain-containing protein — protein sequence MIRKIIRLYLLFLFNFPIFSQVLIDSSLLTIQKDSWNIGINRFSGTNLAKQQEYLLTSLPLLLKEEISDIDNHKVSTDERQHMIDQYVQDQIISVEKSISLIHNQRDKLLFSEDDEKEKKKLYDGFTQEIIEKKELLELWKMLDPEKIQIQESLDVTIKNQEDENNLLLQPRSRIQQYMENEDLNLLISGSVEKLDDSFYLGFSCYQAGKEDPLLSINRLVAEENLDSILLDISVDLRTIILGRSWSGLNVTVTPSDAIIQIDGETHGVGSLNTKVLEPGYVTLTIKESGYQSYSNQLYLSPENTQTLNIDLLPGETESLYVFSDPPDSDVHIGALWIGKTPLFTPKPTQEELLRISKENYMPFYISTEEISSDSISVDLETYLYTKEKRLKDAKSAFYRSLGWFTLSVGVPLILSGIYQNLDNRYYNYALDYNSTGDSDSYTKAMESKNQADIVYYSFWGGIALSGTLFINNMFKLYDYLRAAEESTEE from the coding sequence ATGATTAGAAAAATAATAAGGCTGTACCTTCTTTTTCTATTCAATTTTCCAATTTTTTCCCAGGTACTCATCGACTCCTCTCTTTTAACAATACAAAAGGACTCCTGGAATATTGGAATCAACAGATTTAGCGGAACCAATCTGGCAAAACAACAAGAATATCTTCTAACCTCCTTACCGCTTTTGCTCAAAGAAGAGATTTCGGATATTGATAATCACAAAGTAAGTACTGATGAAAGACAACATATGATAGATCAGTATGTGCAGGATCAAATCATCAGTGTTGAAAAATCAATCAGCCTCATTCATAACCAAAGAGACAAGCTTCTTTTTTCAGAAGATGATGAAAAGGAAAAAAAGAAACTCTACGATGGCTTTACTCAAGAGATAATTGAAAAAAAGGAACTCTTAGAACTCTGGAAGATGCTTGATCCAGAAAAAATTCAAATACAGGAAAGCTTAGATGTAACCATAAAAAACCAGGAAGATGAGAATAATCTATTATTGCAGCCCCGTTCAAGAATACAGCAATACATGGAAAATGAAGATCTGAATTTGTTGATTTCCGGAAGTGTTGAGAAACTGGATGATTCATTTTACTTAGGATTTTCATGCTACCAGGCAGGGAAGGAAGATCCGCTTCTGAGTATTAACCGCTTGGTTGCAGAAGAAAATTTAGACTCAATTCTCCTTGATATCTCTGTAGATTTGAGGACGATCATTCTGGGAAGGAGTTGGTCTGGACTGAATGTAACGGTGACACCGTCAGATGCGATCATTCAGATCGATGGTGAGACCCATGGAGTTGGCAGCCTGAACACAAAAGTACTTGAGCCAGGTTATGTGACACTTACCATCAAAGAATCAGGATATCAAAGCTATTCAAACCAGCTATATCTGAGTCCTGAGAATACACAGACGCTCAACATAGACCTGCTTCCCGGAGAAACGGAATCCCTCTATGTATTTTCGGATCCTCCAGACTCGGATGTTCATATAGGGGCACTGTGGATTGGGAAAACACCATTATTCACCCCAAAACCAACTCAGGAAGAACTCTTAAGGATCAGTAAAGAAAATTACATGCCCTTTTATATTTCCACCGAAGAAATTAGCTCAGACAGTATAAGCGTAGATCTTGAAACCTACCTCTATACTAAAGAAAAAAGACTCAAGGATGCTAAGAGTGCATTTTATAGATCCCTGGGATGGTTCACCCTGTCGGTAGGAGTTCCTTTGATATTATCCGGCATTTACCAAAACCTGGACAATCGTTATTATAACTATGCTCTAGATTATAATAGCACTGGTGATAGCGACAGCTATACGAAGGCCATGGAATCTAAAAATCAGGCAGATATAGTTTATTACAGTTTCTGGGGGGGAATCGCTCTCAGTGGAACACTTTTTATCAATAATATGTTCAAGCTGTATGACTACCTAAGAGCTGCAGAAGAATCAACCGAGGAATAA
- a CDS encoding protein-glutamate methylesterase/protein-glutamine glutaminase yields the protein MAIDKIKVLIIDDSAVVRQTLSMIIEDAKDIEVINTAPNPIIGEKKIAIKKPDVIILDIEMPQMDGLTFLKKLMSENPIPTIICSSKTEKGGQNAITAIELGAVEIIQKPKVGTKEFLQESKIEICDVIRAASHSKTRVKNQQKKMTVTPKLTADAILAKSKRPLSIDTTEKIAVVGASTGGTEALRIFLEMMPVNSPGIVIVQHMPEHFTKSFAQRLNSLCKIEVKEAENNDVVYPGRALIAPGNMHLLLKRQGSRYYVETKDGPLVCRHKPSVDVLFRSAARYSGPNTVGIIMTGMGDDGARGMREMKEAGAYNIAQDETSCVVFGMPKEAIKREAVDCILPLNKIAAELIRRTND from the coding sequence ATGGCAATAGATAAAATTAAAGTATTGATCATAGATGACTCGGCTGTTGTCAGACAGACACTGTCCATGATTATAGAAGATGCAAAAGACATTGAAGTGATCAATACTGCACCGAATCCTATCATAGGTGAAAAAAAAATAGCCATCAAGAAACCAGATGTCATTATTCTGGACATAGAAATGCCCCAGATGGATGGTCTTACTTTTTTAAAAAAACTCATGTCAGAAAATCCAATTCCAACAATCATTTGTTCCAGTAAAACCGAAAAAGGTGGTCAAAATGCGATCACAGCCATTGAACTGGGAGCCGTAGAGATCATTCAAAAACCAAAAGTTGGTACGAAAGAGTTCTTACAGGAATCGAAGATAGAGATTTGTGATGTCATCCGGGCTGCATCCCATTCAAAAACCCGCGTCAAGAATCAACAGAAGAAAATGACCGTGACTCCCAAGCTCACAGCGGATGCTATATTGGCAAAATCCAAAAGACCTCTTTCAATTGATACAACCGAAAAAATTGCTGTTGTAGGTGCATCAACAGGCGGAACAGAAGCCCTCAGAATATTTCTTGAAATGATGCCCGTCAATTCCCCCGGCATCGTTATTGTGCAGCATATGCCCGAACATTTCACTAAATCCTTTGCCCAGCGATTGAACAGTCTATGCAAAATAGAGGTTAAAGAAGCAGAGAACAATGATGTTGTCTATCCTGGAAGAGCCCTGATAGCCCCGGGAAATATGCACCTTCTACTCAAACGGCAAGGATCTCGTTATTATGTAGAAACAAAAGACGGCCCCCTGGTTTGCCGGCATAAACCTTCTGTGGATGTTTTATTCCGTTCTGCAGCCCGGTATTCCGGTCCTAATACTGTGGGCATCATCATGACAGGAATGGGTGATGATGGTGCAAGGGGCATGCGCGAAATGAAAGAAGCTGGAGCCTATAATATTGCACAGGATGAAACGAGTTGTGTTGTATTTGGTATGCCTAAAGAAGCTATTAAAAGAGAGGCGGTAGACTGCATACTTCCCCTCAATAAGATTGCAGCAGAACTGATCAGGAGAACCAATGACTAA
- a CDS encoding ABC transporter permease — protein MKWTSSLSSRYLFTHNGRKGHLGNTLAVLGLSIGIMTLITVLTVMNGFQQGFITSINEIYSYHIRISLEEPEDYEKFQIKDIRSAVPFTDQQGILTTPRALNSGGQIRFLDFKAAENDTAFHEQINIIEGRFPANSHEIILGSYLARYLAVLPGETLQFSFLNPSTTSFENRELKITGIFNSGYYEYDRNLAFSNLSGFSNNSLIVGIKLNNHFRDRNVIKEIKASYPDLNPVSWREYNSAFFNALKIEKVFMFLIVALIFIVVAVNIYHSMKRNVKERIAELALLKAIGGTPKDIRSIYTNQGIMISLISTVAGTTLGIILSSNINEIITLLQRIQYKFYEWSQFIPWSQNSVLGEFYFTEIPIQFFWQDILTINVSAFLTVLIAAYASIKRASRILPSEIFRNE, from the coding sequence ATGAAATGGACCAGCTCTCTATCCTCCCGCTATCTATTTACCCACAATGGACGTAAAGGTCATTTAGGAAATACACTAGCTGTCTTGGGACTCAGCATCGGGATCATGACTCTTATAACCGTACTGACAGTGATGAATGGTTTTCAACAAGGCTTTATTACAAGCATCAATGAAATTTATTCCTACCATATCCGCATATCTCTGGAAGAGCCTGAAGATTACGAGAAATTCCAGATCAAAGATATCCGTTCGGCCGTTCCCTTCACCGATCAGCAGGGAATCTTAACGACTCCTAGGGCGCTTAATTCTGGTGGACAAATTCGATTCCTCGATTTCAAAGCCGCCGAAAATGACACAGCCTTCCATGAGCAGATTAATATCATCGAGGGGCGATTCCCAGCCAATAGTCATGAAATCATTTTAGGTTCATATCTGGCCAGATATCTGGCGGTCTTACCAGGTGAAACTCTTCAGTTCTCATTTTTAAATCCCAGCACAACATCCTTTGAAAACAGAGAGTTAAAGATCACGGGTATTTTCAATTCTGGTTACTATGAATACGATAGAAATCTGGCTTTTTCGAATCTTTCAGGATTTAGTAATAATTCTCTCATTGTCGGTATTAAACTGAACAATCATTTCCGGGACAGAAATGTCATAAAGGAGATTAAGGCAAGCTATCCAGACTTAAATCCTGTGTCATGGAGGGAGTATAACAGCGCGTTCTTCAATGCTCTTAAAATTGAAAAAGTATTCATGTTTCTGATAGTGGCTCTCATATTCATCGTAGTAGCAGTCAATATCTATCACTCGATGAAAAGAAATGTTAAAGAACGCATCGCGGAACTGGCATTGCTCAAAGCCATTGGCGGGACTCCTAAGGACATACGGAGCATCTACACAAATCAGGGGATTATGATCTCTCTCATAAGCACTGTGGCCGGAACGACCCTTGGCATAATACTCTCATCCAATATCAATGAAATAATCACACTTTTACAGAGAATCCAGTACAAATTTTATGAATGGTCCCAATTTATACCCTGGAGTCAAAACAGTGTTCTCGGCGAATTCTATTTCACGGAAATACCCATTCAGTTTTTCTGGCAGGATATTTTAACAATCAATGTTTCAGCTTTTTTAACAGTCCTTATAGCCGCCTATGCGTCCATTAAAAGGGCTTCAAGAATCCTCCCTTCGGAGATTTTCAGGAATGAATAA
- a CDS encoding response regulator, with product MRILVVDDLPFMRSIISDIVTESGHLVVGEAGDGIECLSRYKSLLPDLVLMDIVMPRMNGVEALKSLKKAYPQSRIIMCSSLSDQDKIIKAIRLGASDYIVKPFQRKRLVSAINRACSVND from the coding sequence ATGAGAATACTCGTCGTAGATGACCTACCTTTCATGAGGTCCATTATCTCGGATATCGTGACCGAAAGCGGACATCTTGTGGTAGGGGAGGCAGGGGATGGAATTGAATGTTTATCCCGATATAAGTCTCTCCTGCCCGATCTTGTTCTTATGGATATTGTCATGCCCCGGATGAACGGTGTTGAGGCTTTAAAGAGTCTTAAAAAAGCATACCCCCAAAGCCGGATCATCATGTGCTCATCCCTCAGTGATCAGGATAAAATAATCAAGGCAATCCGCCTTGGGGCTTCCGATTACATAGTCAAACCATTTCAACGAAAAAGGCTTGTATCAGCCATCAACAGGGCCTGCAGTGTAAATGATTAG
- a CDS encoding ABC transporter ATP-binding protein: MNKMNSVEIKNMTKTYPSGDDILLILDQVDFTLPLGSQMALTGESGSGKSTFLNIIGALDRADSGEILSCGSALHKANEAEMSQYRNKKTGFIFQFHYLLKDFTALENIMLPGRILGENPKELRVKAEELLESVNMSNRGHHFPGQLSGGEKQRIALARALINKPELILADEPTGSLDEKNSRLVEDMLFSLASDANVSLILVTHDRSLASRANIQYHLQSGKLNPL, encoded by the coding sequence ATGAATAAAATGAATAGTGTAGAAATCAAAAATATGACAAAAACCTATCCCTCCGGTGATGATATTTTGCTCATCCTAGATCAGGTAGATTTTACTCTGCCCCTGGGTTCGCAGATGGCTCTAACTGGAGAAAGCGGTAGTGGTAAAAGCACCTTTCTGAACATCATTGGTGCTCTTGACCGGGCAGATTCGGGAGAAATCTTGAGTTGCGGATCAGCCCTACACAAGGCAAATGAGGCAGAAATGTCTCAATACAGGAATAAAAAAACTGGGTTTATATTCCAGTTTCATTATCTGCTCAAAGACTTTACGGCTCTTGAAAACATCATGCTTCCGGGGAGAATTCTAGGAGAGAATCCAAAAGAACTCCGGGTGAAAGCAGAAGAACTCTTAGAATCGGTTAACATGTCAAACCGAGGACATCACTTTCCGGGTCAGCTTTCGGGGGGAGAAAAGCAGCGAATAGCTCTGGCACGGGCCTTGATCAATAAACCTGAGCTGATTCTTGCAGATGAACCCACAGGAAGCCTGGATGAAAAGAATTCAAGACTTGTAGAGGATATGCTCTTTTCTCTTGCTTCAGATGCAAATGTATCGCTCATACTTGTGACGCATGACCGGAGTCTCGCATCCAGGGCCAATATTCAATACCATCTTCAAAGCGGTAAGTTGAATCCTCTATGA
- a CDS encoding CheR family methyltransferase — protein MIATSERPTLNDKEFRKLSLFIETELGIRMPEIKRVMLESRLHKRLRALSMDNFESYCDFLFSEKGMRIEFPFMVDVVTTNKTDFFREPDHFVYLENHIVRPRLKANGGDCQFDIWSSASSSGEEIYTLAMVMEGIREDFQRLQYTIAGSDISQEVLGKARKGIYHMSRIEALPLEMKKKYFLKSKDSDSELVKVKPNIQKHVSFFQQNLMDDQYSIRKKFDVIFCRNVLIYFSQEKQKKILMNLYRHLKDDGCLFLGHSETITGLNLPYVSLAPTIYSKT, from the coding sequence ATGATAGCAACAAGTGAAAGACCAACACTCAATGATAAGGAATTCCGGAAATTGAGCCTGTTTATCGAAACCGAACTTGGAATTCGTATGCCCGAGATTAAACGTGTGATGCTTGAATCAAGGCTGCATAAAAGATTACGGGCACTTTCTATGGATAATTTTGAATCCTACTGTGATTTTCTTTTCAGTGAAAAGGGAATGCGCATAGAATTCCCCTTTATGGTTGATGTTGTCACAACCAATAAAACTGACTTTTTTAGAGAACCGGATCATTTCGTTTATCTTGAGAATCATATTGTAAGACCCCGTTTGAAAGCCAATGGGGGAGATTGCCAATTTGATATATGGTCATCTGCCAGTTCTAGTGGTGAAGAAATATATACATTGGCCATGGTTATGGAAGGTATTCGTGAAGATTTCCAGAGGCTCCAATACACTATTGCCGGCTCAGATATATCCCAGGAAGTCTTGGGTAAAGCCAGGAAAGGAATCTATCATATGTCCCGGATTGAAGCTCTTCCCCTTGAAATGAAAAAAAAATATTTTTTAAAAAGCAAAGACTCAGATAGTGAGCTGGTAAAGGTGAAGCCGAATATTCAAAAACATGTTAGTTTTTTTCAGCAGAATCTTATGGATGATCAATACAGTATTAGAAAAAAGTTTGATGTTATTTTTTGCAGAAATGTTCTCATTTATTTCTCTCAGGAGAAGCAGAAAAAGATATTGATGAACCTCTATAGGCATCTGAAGGATGATGGCTGCCTCTTTTTAGGACACTCTGAAACAATAACAGGCTTAAACCTTCCCTATGTTTCTTTAGCCCCTACAATATATTCAAAAACTTAA
- a CDS encoding ABC transporter permease: protein MKSLLFEMTTRLFIGPRLKESKPIFGSILGIALSMIPLVVVIFLSDGMIRGITDRYIETGTFHIQLRPYESFSEEEWASTERVLHETEGIRLVEKEHSGMGLAYAGNRQTAVSIRSLDPGIYDSDSSFRKYLTIIEGEFDLKRDDQIILGRETADQLNLRVGDSIKILTGKTLSNGKFIPKISRFTVMGIFTTGYQDLDRLWVFIDLNKGMKILQDSESSSQFLIKVDEPYADLTPQLKEIRKALGNQRWGLYTWQSLNRSQQSNYQTTKLILILIMALIVLVAIMNISSSMIMLVMENEQEIGILKSMGMGNSFLSLQYILTAGIAGGTGSLLGIGAGTLIVVNFNSLISFLEKIINSSVHLFYNLLGFPTPPEISLLSSQYYLEQFSINIDGEILIIIFVLTLALSMAAALIPVRHIGKIIPLEILRKH from the coding sequence ATGAAATCCTTACTCTTTGAAATGACCACAAGACTCTTTATTGGTCCCAGATTAAAAGAATCAAAGCCCATATTTGGTTCTATTCTTGGAATAGCCCTGAGTATGATTCCCCTTGTGGTCGTCATATTCCTCTCTGATGGCATGATCAGAGGCATCACAGACAGATATATTGAAACGGGGACCTTTCACATACAGCTGCGCCCTTATGAGTCTTTTTCAGAAGAAGAGTGGGCCAGTACGGAAAGGGTTCTACATGAAACCGAGGGAATCAGACTCGTTGAGAAAGAACACAGCGGTATGGGCCTGGCTTATGCGGGGAATCGGCAAACAGCCGTATCGATCCGCTCCCTGGATCCGGGAATATACGATTCAGATAGTTCCTTTCGTAAATACCTCACAATAATAGAGGGAGAGTTTGATCTGAAAAGGGATGATCAAATCATACTTGGAAGAGAAACAGCAGATCAGTTGAACCTGAGGGTGGGGGATTCTATCAAGATTTTAACGGGGAAAACCCTCTCTAATGGTAAATTCATTCCTAAAATCTCCCGATTCACTGTCATGGGCATCTTTACGACGGGATATCAGGATCTTGATAGACTCTGGGTCTTCATCGATCTAAATAAAGGAATGAAGATTCTCCAGGATAGTGAGTCTTCAAGTCAATTCCTCATCAAGGTGGATGAACCCTATGCTGACCTGACTCCACAGCTGAAAGAGATCAGAAAAGCCTTGGGAAACCAACGTTGGGGTCTCTACACATGGCAGTCTCTTAACCGTTCACAACAAAGTAATTACCAAACCACTAAACTGATATTAATTCTCATTATGGCTTTAATTGTCCTCGTTGCTATCATGAACATATCGTCCTCTATGATCATGCTTGTCATGGAGAATGAGCAGGAAATAGGAATTTTAAAAAGCATGGGAATGGGTAACTCATTTTTATCCCTGCAGTATATTTTAACCGCCGGAATTGCAGGTGGTACGGGCAGTCTCCTTGGAATTGGTGCGGGAACCCTGATTGTCGTGAATTTCAATTCTTTGATTTCTTTTTTAGAAAAGATCATTAATTCATCGGTGCATCTGTTTTACAATCTCCTTGGATTTCCGACTCCCCCGGAGATTTCCCTGCTAAGCAGCCAATATTACTTAGAACAGTTCAGCATTAATATTGATGGTGAGATTCTCATAATCATATTTGTGTTAACCCTCGCTCTCTCCATGGCGGCGGCTCTCATACCCGTAAGACATATTGGTAAAATTATACCCCTTGAAATCCTGCGAAAACACTGA
- a CDS encoding CRISPR-associated protein Cas2 yields the protein MFVSIVVDLGNEDSEKIVQNLLFRYGFKQIQKNVFESLSINENNLSRLKLDLDRSTDFYDSIRLYQFPINGTLAITSLTEKRWRRNVLKEKNLGGTNA from the coding sequence ATGTTTGTTTCTATCGTTGTTGATCTTGGTAATGAAGACAGCGAAAAAATTGTTCAGAATCTTTTATTCCGTTACGGATTCAAACAGATTCAGAAGAATGTTTTTGAGTCTCTGTCTATCAATGAAAATAATCTGTCTCGTCTGAAATTGGATCTGGATCGGTCTACCGATTTTTATGATTCGATCAGATTATATCAGTTCCCCATAAATGGAACCTTGGCCATAACATCTCTGACTGAAAAACGTTGGAGAAGAAACGTTCTGAAAGAAAAAAATCTTGGAGGCACAAATGCTTAG